A stretch of the Candidatus Neomarinimicrobiota bacterium genome encodes the following:
- a CDS encoding pyruvate, phosphate dikinase, which yields MKYVYSFGGGEAEGAADMKNLLGGKGANLAEMSNIGIPVPPGFTLTTEACVYFMEHDQTLPDGLEDEVAEHLNKVENSLGLVYGDPENPLLFSVRSGARQSMPGMMDSVLNLGLNDKTLEGFIKKSGNERAAWDSFRRFIYMYGNVVLGVDSSKFEALIEEMKKDRGVDSDSDLSVEDLKTLTDKYKNLVEAGTGNPFPDDPLEQLWGGILAVFKSWNIGRAVEYRRIHHLPDHWGTAVNVQSMVFGNMGEASATGVAFTRDPATGKNIFYGEYLVNAQGEDVVAGIRTPQPLNDATKSEDSQITLESIMPELYNELNDIRNKLENHYRDTQDIEFTIQEGKLWMLQTRAGKRTAHAALNIAVDMVEEGLISTDEALLRVDPEQLNQLLFPIFDFNDLDKAKSDGRFLARGLNAGPGAATGKVVFTADEAVRLKERGDKVILTRIETSPEDIAGMNAAEGILTARGGMTSHAAIVARGMGKCCVAGCGALEIDYASKQFTVDGKVVKEGDEISINGNTGDVILGVVGTSPSEIVQVVATKSMKAEDSELYQKFEKLMTWADEKRRLNVRANADTPHDSEVALSFGAEGIGLCRTEHMFFEGDRIDAVREMILADDKEGRQKALDKLLPMQREDFIGIYKAMNGLPVTIRTLDPPLHEFLPHDEDDIRNLADKMGVTFEKLQAKVNSLHEVNPMLGHRGCRLGLTYPEITAMQARAIIEAAVEVKKSGTDVKPEIMIPLVGHWKELRDQKAVVTAVADEILSKTDVKIEYLIGTMIELPRASLTADQIAKEADFFSFGTNDLTQTTFGFSRDDAGKFLGEYEEKKIYERDVFQTIDFDGVGELIRIGVEKGRSTRPDLKIGICGEHGGDPLSVEFCHNLGLDYVSCSPYRVPIARLAAAQAVLKENAD from the coding sequence ATGAAATATGTTTATTCTTTCGGCGGCGGAGAAGCTGAAGGCGCCGCCGACATGAAAAACCTTCTTGGCGGTAAAGGCGCTAACTTAGCGGAAATGAGCAATATCGGTATCCCCGTACCGCCCGGATTTACTCTGACTACCGAAGCATGCGTCTATTTCATGGAACACGATCAGACTTTACCCGACGGACTCGAAGACGAAGTTGCAGAGCATCTGAATAAAGTGGAAAATTCTCTCGGACTCGTCTATGGCGACCCTGAAAATCCTCTCTTATTTTCTGTGCGTTCCGGTGCGAGACAATCGATGCCCGGAATGATGGATTCCGTATTGAATCTCGGTCTGAACGATAAGACATTAGAGGGTTTTATTAAAAAGAGCGGTAACGAACGCGCCGCCTGGGACTCGTTCCGCAGGTTCATTTATATGTATGGGAACGTTGTACTCGGAGTTGATTCCTCGAAGTTTGAAGCTCTTATCGAGGAAATGAAAAAAGACCGCGGAGTTGATTCTGACTCTGATCTTAGCGTAGAAGACTTGAAAACGCTTACCGATAAGTATAAGAATCTGGTCGAGGCGGGAACGGGGAATCCGTTCCCCGATGATCCCCTTGAGCAGCTCTGGGGAGGGATTCTTGCAGTATTCAAATCCTGGAACATAGGGCGCGCAGTTGAATATAGACGAATACACCACCTGCCCGACCACTGGGGAACCGCTGTCAACGTCCAGTCGATGGTCTTCGGCAACATGGGCGAGGCTTCCGCAACCGGAGTGGCTTTTACTCGTGATCCGGCAACCGGAAAAAATATTTTCTACGGCGAATATCTTGTGAATGCCCAGGGGGAGGACGTCGTTGCGGGCATAAGGACGCCGCAGCCGCTTAACGATGCCACTAAATCGGAAGATTCACAGATCACGCTTGAAAGCATCATGCCGGAACTTTATAACGAGCTTAACGACATCAGGAACAAATTAGAAAATCACTACCGGGACACGCAGGATATAGAATTTACGATCCAGGAAGGCAAGCTCTGGATGCTTCAAACCCGTGCCGGAAAGCGTACCGCTCACGCCGCCCTGAATATAGCCGTTGATATGGTGGAAGAAGGGCTTATCTCAACCGATGAGGCGCTTTTGAGAGTTGATCCTGAGCAGCTGAACCAGCTTCTTTTTCCGATATTCGATTTTAACGACCTCGATAAAGCAAAATCTGACGGTCGCTTTTTAGCGCGCGGACTGAACGCCGGACCCGGAGCCGCTACCGGTAAAGTAGTTTTCACCGCCGACGAAGCCGTCAGGTTGAAAGAGCGGGGCGATAAAGTCATATTGACGAGGATTGAGACATCGCCGGAGGATATCGCCGGGATGAATGCCGCAGAGGGTATCCTGACCGCACGGGGCGGCATGACCTCGCACGCCGCTATAGTCGCACGCGGTATGGGCAAATGCTGTGTCGCCGGCTGCGGTGCGCTCGAAATCGACTACGCTTCGAAACAATTCACGGTCGACGGTAAGGTCGTAAAAGAAGGGGACGAAATATCCATCAACGGCAACACGGGCGACGTGATATTGGGGGTGGTCGGCACCAGTCCGTCGGAGATAGTTCAGGTTGTTGCCACTAAAAGTATGAAAGCTGAAGATTCGGAATTGTATCAGAAGTTCGAGAAACTGATGACATGGGCTGATGAAAAGAGAAGACTGAATGTTCGGGCGAATGCCGACACTCCGCACGACTCTGAAGTAGCTCTGTCATTCGGCGCGGAAGGTATCGGACTCTGCCGCACTGAACATATGTTCTTTGAAGGTGATCGAATCGACGCGGTCCGGGAGATGATACTTGCCGATGATAAAGAGGGCAGGCAAAAAGCGCTCGATAAACTTCTGCCGATGCAGCGCGAAGATTTTATCGGAATTTACAAAGCGATGAACGGACTTCCCGTAACGATCAGAACTCTCGACCCTCCCCTTCATGAGTTCCTCCCGCACGATGAGGATGATATCCGAAATCTCGCCGATAAGATGGGCGTAACCTTCGAGAAACTTCAGGCTAAGGTCAACTCGCTTCACGAGGTCAACCCGATGCTCGGCCACAGGGGATGCAGACTCGGACTTACCTATCCGGAGATCACAGCGATGCAGGCTCGCGCCATCATCGAAGCCGCTGTTGAAGTCAAAAAATCAGGGACAGACGTTAAGCCGGAGATTATGATCCCTCTCGTCGGACACTGGAAGGAACTACGGGATCAAAAGGCTGTAGTGACGGCAGTCGCGGACGAAATACTCTCGAAAACAGACGTAAAAATCGAATATCTGATAGGCACGATGATAGAACTCCCCCGTGCTTCCCTAACGGCTGACCAGATAGCCAAAGAGGCTGATTTTTTCTCGTTTGGAACGAACGACCTGACGCAGACGACTTTCGGATTCAGCCGCGATGACGCAGGAAAATTCCTCGGCGAGTACGAAGAGAAAAAAATTTACGAGCGCGATGTCTTCCAGACGATAGATTTTGACGGTGTGGGCGAGCTCATAAGGATCGGTGTGGAAAAGGGCCGCTCAACACGACCAGACCTCAAGATCGGTATATGCGGCGAACACGGCGGTGACCCGCTCTCGGTGGAATTCTGTCACAACTTGGGTCTCGATTACGTTTCCTGCTCACCCTACCGCGTGCCTATCGCCCGCCTCGCCGCCGCGCAGGCGGTGCTTAAAGAAAACGCTGATTAA
- a CDS encoding sodium:solute symporter family protein, whose amino-acid sequence MDKITFSGIDMILIFLYFSTVVFMGFRAGRKKNNDPENFLLAGRRLTVPGFVATLVVTFYGGILGIGEFSYQHGVSTWIVLGFPFYIFSALFAVLLAGKIREGESLTMPDRLYESFGKATGIFGSLLIFLISSPAPYVLMLGVLLQLIFGWSFGLSIVIGALLSVVYIYSGGFSAVAQTDKLQFVLMYSGFVMLLFFAVSELGGIGYISSSVPNLHLTWQGSISIEYIIVWFFIALWTLVDPSFHQRCAAAKNPSVARKGIFIAIGFWVLFDFMTISAGLYARALLPGISPVQAYPLLAEALLPPVAKGLFFIGMLSTIMSTVDSLTLISGATIGRDLIWRLRKNRADDSVSNTKIGIIITLITAIVISYLIPSVIGIWYSFGSVLIPALLIPVVSTYFPRYRLLGNHTLWLMLSAFTISSVLLMIGFYNGSQLEPLYLFGVEPIFPGLAVSFMLFFIFRWMTIRSRLNT is encoded by the coding sequence TTGGATAAAATCACCTTCAGCGGAATCGACATGATCCTGATATTCCTGTATTTTTCGACAGTCGTATTCATGGGATTTCGGGCAGGAAGGAAGAAAAACAACGATCCCGAGAACTTTCTTTTGGCTGGAAGACGCCTGACGGTACCCGGATTCGTGGCTACGCTTGTTGTCACTTTTTACGGGGGCATATTGGGGATAGGCGAATTTTCTTATCAACACGGGGTTTCCACCTGGATTGTTCTCGGTTTTCCCTTTTATATTTTTTCAGCTCTCTTCGCTGTCTTGCTTGCGGGTAAAATTCGAGAGGGAGAATCTCTTACAATGCCCGACAGATTGTATGAAAGTTTCGGGAAAGCCACAGGCATATTCGGCAGCCTGTTGATATTCCTCATTTCTTCACCGGCGCCTTATGTCTTGATGCTCGGAGTTCTGCTTCAGCTTATATTCGGGTGGAGCTTCGGTCTCTCAATAGTGATAGGGGCTCTGCTTTCGGTAGTATATATTTATTCCGGCGGATTCAGCGCCGTGGCTCAAACGGATAAATTGCAATTCGTTTTGATGTACTCCGGGTTCGTTATGCTGCTGTTTTTTGCCGTCAGTGAGCTCGGCGGAATAGGTTATATTTCTTCATCCGTCCCCAATCTTCATCTCACATGGCAAGGTAGTATTAGTATAGAATACATAATCGTCTGGTTCTTTATAGCCCTGTGGACGCTTGTGGATCCATCATTCCACCAGCGCTGCGCAGCCGCGAAAAATCCATCCGTAGCCCGCAAAGGGATATTCATCGCCATTGGTTTCTGGGTATTATTTGACTTTATGACCATCAGCGCCGGACTTTATGCCAGAGCATTGCTGCCCGGAATAAGTCCCGTTCAGGCATACCCGCTTTTGGCTGAGGCATTACTACCGCCCGTCGCCAAGGGTCTGTTTTTTATCGGAATGCTGTCAACAATTATGTCGACTGTGGACAGTCTTACGCTGATATCCGGAGCTACCATCGGAAGAGATCTGATCTGGAGACTCAGAAAAAATAGAGCGGACGACAGCGTATCAAATACAAAGATAGGTATTATAATAACGCTGATCACAGCGATTGTGATTTCATACCTGATTCCCTCCGTAATCGGGATATGGTACTCGTTCGGGAGCGTGCTTATACCGGCACTGCTGATTCCTGTCGTATCGACATATTTCCCCCGCTATCGCTTACTGGGGAATCACACACTCTGGTTAATGCTTTCCGCATTCACCATATCTTCGGTTTTGCTAATGATCGGTTTCTACAATGGTTCCCAACTTGAACCGCTTTATCTTTTTGGGGTAGAGCCGATATTCCCCGGGCTTGCTGTGTCGTTCATGCTTTTTTTTATCTTCCGGTGGATGACAATTCGGTCTCGGCTTAACACTTAA
- a CDS encoding thiamine diphosphokinase produces MTDIQKSVVIGNGDFILNDRIKALLDSSERIVCADGGANHLTDTGYSPVLIIGDMDSILPATVKKFNKTEIIEDTDENTTDSMKAIEYEISQGMDEIVLLGATGKKIDHSLANLSLLKRYDQLARLTILDDFAETVFVLKDLTFEAEIGRKISLMVLGGSSWVTTKGLKWELDGELQSFGPFGVSNQVSEPSVTVKVFGDGLFLFKLFEKSDGTPIVG; encoded by the coding sequence TTGACCGACATACAAAAGTCGGTTGTTATTGGAAACGGAGACTTCATTCTCAATGATAGAATTAAGGCTCTGCTCGATTCCTCCGAAAGAATAGTCTGCGCGGACGGGGGAGCTAATCACCTGACTGACACCGGTTACTCACCCGTTCTTATTATCGGAGATATGGATTCTATTCTTCCGGCGACCGTTAAGAAATTCAATAAAACAGAAATTATCGAAGATACCGATGAGAACACGACCGACAGTATGAAGGCGATCGAGTATGAAATATCTCAGGGTATGGATGAGATAGTTCTCCTCGGCGCGACAGGAAAAAAGATCGACCATTCGCTCGCGAATCTGAGCTTGCTGAAGCGGTACGATCAACTTGCCCGTCTCACTATCCTTGACGACTTCGCGGAAACTGTATTCGTGCTGAAGGACCTGACTTTTGAGGCGGAAATAGGAAGAAAAATTTCACTCATGGTTCTCGGTGGTTCATCCTGGGTTACCACAAAAGGATTAAAGTGGGAGCTTGACGGGGAACTGCAATCGTTCGGTCCCTTCGGAGTCAGCAATCAAGTCTCGGAACCATCTGTCACTGTCAAGGTATTCGGAGACGGATTATTTCTGTTCAAACTATTCGAAAAAAGCGATGGTACACCGATAGTTGGATAA
- a CDS encoding PD40 domain-containing protein: DWRIRLINADGTGGRLLIEKYFNTNERIDRDPVWSPDGTRIAFVSRRDGNDDIYVANADGSEPRAVTKEKDYNFGSPSWLPAGDYVIARKYGEYPYNSYLRKSLLWMYHKDGGKGIVVSKDKTETHNSGASFSPDGRYAYFSSHAGGFKYNATTGRFQVRKVDLITGERQTITSVYGGAIRPEISPDGKWMAYATRYDFHTGLMLQNLETREEHWLAYPTQRDDQEGFAVNDVLPGYSFTPDGRYIVISYGGKIHKISVDGRSDSVIPFNAHVNQGLGPLVYFKDKITEADIEVRQVRWPSVSPDGRKIVFSAVGKLYVMETKNGRIKRLTKDKRLEYMPVFSPNGKDVIYVSWSDKVGGHLMKVSAKGGKPKQLTKRDGFYSYPSFSRDGKKILFVAGSSKAWLAEEFGEVKDLVWMSSKGGKLNRIMRSPGSLSRTFFNRDASRVYFTDSLPSESPEEPGKTAFKSIRTDGIDEQTHLIFTGPTQIVPSPDEKWIFFTSYNNAFLSAFPRLGKDEIKMSTSDSPVPLKQITKEGAFYINWTNSGKDITWGYAKKFFTLSLDSVRAKFIEKPEDDDEKDSENGDDEEEGEESDSTDSEEEDEEEEEKPEFNPTTFEIKLTVKRDVPSGKVALTNARIITMNGYEVIENGDIIVEGNRITAIGNSGSLTIPAGAEKIDLSGKTVIPGFVDIHAHLGPQPDIFPDRVASYAANLAYGVTTTRDPSNSNKQVFAAAEMVEHGDILGPRIYSTGDVMFPGLVKIPDKKAAMHHVRRYKEIGADFLKQYMQSRRIQRQWVIMEAMKNELNTTAEGGGDLKTDLSMVLDGYTGFEHSLPIVPLYRDVTELIARAKTYYTPTLIVSYGGQFGQNYWRGKYDIHADEKLRKFTSHGEIDREGRRRTLLLDDDYHFKEIAKGAKDIVEAGGYVGLGSHGEQQGLGAHWELWMMASGGMSNHDVLKSATMTGAYSGGLQDDLGSLEKGKIADLIVLNSNPLDNIMNTVDILYVMKNGELFDADNLNKLTGDKEKFEPFFWTEEDAKVQTMLNGD, from the coding sequence CACGCGCATCGCTTTTGTCTCCCGTAGAGACGGGAACGACGACATTTACGTGGCGAATGCCGATGGCTCAGAACCGAGAGCTGTTACGAAGGAAAAGGATTACAACTTCGGTTCTCCCTCATGGTTACCGGCGGGGGATTATGTAATAGCTCGTAAATATGGTGAATATCCTTATAACAGCTATCTGAGAAAGAGTCTGCTCTGGATGTACCACAAAGACGGTGGAAAAGGAATAGTCGTGTCCAAAGATAAAACTGAAACCCACAACAGCGGCGCATCTTTTTCTCCTGACGGCAGATACGCTTATTTTTCTTCACACGCCGGCGGATTTAAGTACAATGCCACTACCGGAAGGTTTCAGGTGAGGAAAGTGGATTTAATAACCGGTGAACGGCAGACGATAACATCGGTATACGGCGGAGCGATTCGTCCGGAGATCTCTCCTGACGGAAAGTGGATGGCTTATGCCACGCGGTATGATTTTCACACCGGACTCATGCTTCAAAATCTCGAGACGCGGGAAGAACACTGGCTGGCTTATCCCACTCAGAGAGACGATCAGGAAGGATTCGCCGTCAACGACGTATTGCCGGGTTACAGTTTCACTCCGGACGGAAGATACATTGTGATCAGCTACGGCGGTAAGATACACAAAATATCGGTGGATGGAAGGAGCGACAGCGTAATTCCTTTTAATGCGCACGTAAATCAGGGACTTGGACCGCTTGTTTATTTTAAAGATAAGATCACCGAGGCTGACATCGAGGTGAGGCAGGTCAGATGGCCCTCGGTTTCTCCTGACGGAAGAAAGATAGTGTTCAGCGCTGTGGGGAAGCTTTACGTCATGGAGACGAAAAACGGCAGAATTAAAAGACTTACCAAAGACAAACGATTAGAATATATGCCGGTCTTCTCTCCCAACGGCAAAGACGTGATCTACGTATCCTGGTCGGATAAAGTTGGCGGTCATCTGATGAAGGTATCTGCAAAAGGGGGGAAACCCAAACAGCTCACAAAACGTGACGGCTTCTATTCTTATCCTTCTTTTTCGCGGGACGGAAAAAAAATATTATTCGTTGCCGGAAGTTCGAAAGCGTGGCTCGCCGAGGAATTCGGTGAAGTCAAAGACCTGGTGTGGATGTCCTCGAAGGGTGGAAAATTAAACAGAATAATGCGCTCCCCCGGCAGTCTATCAAGGACGTTTTTCAACAGGGACGCATCAAGAGTATATTTCACCGACAGTTTGCCCTCAGAATCACCGGAAGAACCGGGAAAGACTGCGTTCAAATCGATCAGAACCGACGGCATAGATGAACAAACGCACCTGATATTTACCGGACCTACCCAAATTGTACCCTCCCCGGACGAAAAATGGATATTTTTTACGAGTTATAACAACGCATTTTTATCCGCCTTTCCACGACTCGGCAAAGATGAGATAAAGATGTCGACGAGCGACTCTCCTGTACCCCTTAAGCAGATAACCAAAGAAGGAGCGTTTTATATCAATTGGACAAATTCGGGAAAAGATATAACGTGGGGATACGCAAAGAAGTTTTTCACCCTTTCTCTTGATTCGGTAAGAGCAAAATTTATCGAGAAACCGGAGGATGATGACGAAAAAGACTCGGAAAACGGCGATGACGAAGAAGAGGGGGAAGAATCCGATTCAACCGACAGTGAAGAGGAAGACGAGGAGGAAGAAGAGAAACCGGAATTCAATCCAACGACGTTTGAAATCAAGTTGACAGTTAAGCGGGATGTTCCTTCGGGTAAAGTAGCGCTGACTAACGCCCGGATAATCACGATGAACGGTTATGAAGTAATAGAGAATGGGGACATTATTGTCGAAGGAAACAGGATAACGGCAATAGGAAATTCCGGGAGTCTCACTATCCCGGCGGGGGCGGAAAAGATAGACCTGAGCGGCAAAACGGTTATTCCCGGCTTTGTGGATATCCACGCTCATCTTGGACCGCAGCCGGATATCTTCCCGGACAGGGTTGCATCGTATGCCGCTAATCTTGCTTACGGAGTAACGACAACTCGCGATCCCTCCAATTCCAACAAGCAGGTATTTGCCGCTGCGGAGATGGTCGAGCACGGAGATATACTCGGACCGAGGATCTACAGTACGGGTGACGTCATGTTTCCGGGTCTCGTTAAGATTCCCGATAAAAAGGCAGCCATGCACCACGTCCGAAGGTACAAGGAGATAGGCGCTGACTTTCTCAAGCAGTATATGCAGTCACGCCGAATACAACGGCAATGGGTCATTATGGAAGCAATGAAGAACGAGTTGAATACGACTGCGGAAGGAGGCGGTGACCTGAAGACCGATCTATCTATGGTACTTGACGGGTATACCGGTTTCGAGCACAGCCTTCCCATCGTACCCCTCTACAGAGACGTTACCGAGCTGATAGCGCGGGCAAAGACGTATTATACGCCCACGCTGATAGTATCCTACGGCGGTCAATTCGGACAGAATTACTGGCGCGGAAAATATGACATCCACGCCGATGAAAAATTGCGTAAATTTACTTCTCATGGAGAAATCGACCGAGAAGGCAGGCGCCGGACGCTTTTGCTCGATGACGATTACCATTTCAAAGAAATAGCAAAAGGAGCAAAAGATATCGTAGAGGCGGGGGGATATGTCGGACTCGGCTCGCATGGCGAACAGCAGGGACTCGGCGCTCACTGGGAGCTCTGGATGATGGCATCCGGCGGTATGTCCAACCACGACGTGTTGAAGAGCGCAACCATGACCGGGGCTTATTCGGGTGGATTACAGGACGACCTCGGTTCGCTGGAGAAGGGCAAGATCGCCGACCTGATAGTTCTTAATTCAAATCCGTTGGACAATATAATGAACACAGTTGATATCCTGTACGTAATGAAAAACGGCGAGCTCTTTGACGCCGATAATTTGAATAAACTTACGGGGGACAAAGAGAAGTTCGAGCCGTTTTTCTGGACTGAGGAAGATGCTAAAGTTCAGACGATGCTGAACGGAGATTAA